From Marivirga harenae, one genomic window encodes:
- a CDS encoding TonB-dependent receptor, with translation MNLLKKTILLLCLMLGIAWQGNAQNTRISGTVLDDDSKTPLIGVNVVIKGKVLGTTTDFDGNFDFSVNLPTPITLQFSMVGYQTEEYTIDASNSSTGIKISMKEETLMGQEVVVSASRVEESILQSPVSIEKMDVLAIQQTPADNYYKSIGYLKGVDVTQSSINFQIVNARGFNSTGNTRFVQLTDGMDTQAPALNFPIGNLNGPSELDVESVEFIPGAQSALYGPNAFNGIMRVTSKSAFEYQGFSFFAKTGVNHVGADTDAGAPSTPQPMYEASFRYAKSLFNDRFAFKVNGSYMRAEDWYATNYDADRNAGLQPDNLDFNPGKDAPNLMGDEAAVNLAILSLSDAWGTLAGQLSNNSQIQRDNLIRKGVPTNSFVQNGFLPNQLVSASPFEEHQLIDYGAENYKANVGLYYRLTDNIEASYLWNFGYGTSIYTGAQRYSLQNFGIQQHRIQFEGTNWFVRGYATLENSGDSYITEFYAKRVLDLSVANSPVGVFTQDVSGWLGTYAYNYLASLYDQGIDPENNSVADVSPAIQRNAFNYARSTTEAFFDVDFDSEEGQRILQEASEGTVPDGPKFNDQTRMYHAEAQYDFSDQIEFMDLLVGASFRQYDLRSNGTIFPDSPENPITINEMGGFAQASKRVLDDKLKLIGSIRADKNENFNAVFSPRLSGVLTFNKTHNVRASFQTGFRNPTTQGQYINLDIISSRLLGGLPGNLEEYEIGTNPNIYTIESVNGFAADVFAATPQERADPNFIPSAAQQLVAIEDFDPVAPEQVQSFEIGYKSVVDNKLMMDFVGYFNNYNNFIVQQRMRRAGLNPDGTPNPLTLLNGTADNTFQVYTNADEQISAFGFAGELNYSLPKKYTVGVNYNYNQINTQNASDDFVFGFNTPEHKFNVKFGNRKLTDKLGFNIVYRWQSEFFWESSFGDGIIPAFGTADAQVSYKLPSKMMLKVGGSNLFNQYYVQSFGAPRIGGIYYVSITFDQLMN, from the coding sequence ATGAATTTACTCAAAAAAACTATCTTACTCTTATGTCTGATGTTAGGAATAGCATGGCAAGGTAATGCACAAAACACCAGAATTTCAGGAACTGTGTTGGATGACGATTCCAAAACACCTCTAATAGGTGTGAATGTGGTTATTAAAGGAAAAGTCTTAGGAACCACCACTGACTTTGATGGAAACTTTGATTTCAGTGTTAATCTTCCAACTCCTATCACACTTCAATTCAGTATGGTGGGTTATCAAACTGAAGAATATACCATAGATGCCAGCAACAGTTCTACAGGCATTAAAATATCAATGAAGGAAGAAACACTCATGGGTCAGGAAGTTGTGGTTTCTGCCTCAAGAGTGGAAGAAAGCATACTTCAGTCACCGGTTTCTATTGAGAAAATGGATGTACTTGCCATTCAGCAGACTCCGGCAGATAACTATTACAAATCCATAGGTTATTTAAAAGGAGTTGATGTAACCCAAAGTAGTATTAATTTCCAGATTGTAAATGCAAGGGGTTTTAACTCAACAGGTAATACTCGATTTGTTCAGCTCACCGATGGAATGGATACGCAGGCTCCTGCCTTGAATTTCCCAATAGGTAACTTGAATGGCCCCTCTGAATTGGACGTGGAAAGTGTAGAATTTATTCCAGGTGCGCAATCTGCTCTTTACGGACCTAATGCTTTTAATGGTATCATGAGAGTTACCAGTAAATCTGCTTTTGAATACCAGGGATTTAGCTTTTTCGCAAAAACAGGCGTGAACCATGTAGGCGCTGATACTGATGCTGGAGCTCCAAGCACACCTCAACCTATGTATGAGGCATCTTTCCGCTACGCAAAGTCTTTGTTTAACGATCGCTTCGCATTTAAAGTAAATGGAAGTTACATGAGAGCTGAAGACTGGTATGCAACTAACTACGATGCTGATAGAAATGCTGGCTTACAGCCTGATAACCTAGATTTTAATCCTGGTAAGGATGCACCCAACTTAATGGGTGATGAAGCAGCAGTCAATTTAGCTATTTTATCACTCTCAGATGCTTGGGGTACATTAGCAGGTCAGCTGAGCAATAACTCTCAAATTCAGAGAGATAATTTAATTAGAAAAGGAGTTCCTACCAATAGTTTCGTTCAAAATGGCTTTTTACCTAATCAATTGGTTTCAGCTTCTCCTTTTGAGGAACATCAATTGATTGATTATGGCGCTGAGAATTATAAAGCTAACGTGGGATTGTACTACAGACTGACAGATAATATTGAAGCTAGCTACCTTTGGAATTTTGGATATGGAACAAGTATTTATACTGGGGCTCAACGATACAGCTTACAGAATTTTGGTATTCAACAACACCGAATACAATTTGAAGGAACCAATTGGTTTGTGAGAGGATATGCTACCTTAGAGAATTCAGGTGATTCATACATCACTGAATTTTACGCTAAAAGGGTTTTAGATTTAAGTGTTGCTAACAGTCCTGTAGGCGTCTTTACGCAAGACGTTTCAGGTTGGCTCGGAACGTATGCTTACAATTATCTGGCCTCTTTATATGACCAAGGTATTGACCCCGAGAACAACTCAGTTGCAGATGTGTCACCAGCAATTCAACGGAATGCTTTTAATTATGCCAGGTCAACTACGGAGGCCTTTTTTGATGTAGATTTCGATTCAGAAGAAGGTCAAAGAATTTTGCAAGAGGCATCTGAAGGTACCGTTCCTGATGGTCCAAAGTTCAACGACCAAACTAGAATGTATCATGCAGAAGCACAGTACGATTTTAGCGACCAAATTGAATTCATGGATTTATTGGTAGGGGCCAGTTTCCGTCAATATGACTTACGATCAAACGGTACAATTTTCCCAGACAGTCCTGAAAACCCAATCACTATTAATGAAATGGGGGGATTTGCACAAGCTTCAAAAAGAGTATTAGACGATAAATTGAAATTGATTGGATCTATTAGAGCTGATAAAAACGAGAATTTCAATGCTGTATTTAGTCCAAGACTATCTGGAGTTTTAACGTTTAATAAGACTCATAACGTTAGAGCTTCATTCCAAACTGGATTTCGAAACCCTACGACTCAGGGACAATATATAAATCTAGATATCATTTCAAGTCGTTTGTTGGGCGGCTTACCTGGAAATCTAGAGGAATATGAAATTGGTACTAATCCAAACATATACACAATTGAATCTGTAAATGGCTTTGCCGCTGATGTCTTTGCAGCCACTCCTCAAGAAAGAGCTGATCCAAACTTTATTCCTTCTGCAGCGCAACAGTTGGTAGCAATAGAGGATTTTGATCCGGTTGCACCTGAGCAAGTGCAATCTTTTGAGATTGGTTACAAAAGTGTAGTTGATAACAAATTGATGATGGATTTTGTGGGATATTTTAATAACTATAATAATTTCATCGTGCAGCAAAGGATGAGACGGGCTGGCTTAAACCCTGATGGAACACCTAATCCATTGACACTCTTAAATGGAACAGCAGATAACACATTTCAGGTTTATACCAATGCAGACGAACAAATCAGTGCCTTTGGATTTGCTGGAGAGTTGAACTATAGTTTACCAAAAAAATATACAGTGGGTGTGAACTACAATTACAATCAAATAAACACTCAAAATGCAAGTGATGATTTTGTTTTTGGTTTTAATACTCCTGAGCACAAGTTTAACGTGAAATTTGGCAATAGAAAGTTGACGGATAAATTAGGATTTAACATTGTTTACAGATGGCAATCAGAATTCTTCTGGGAATCTTCTTTTGGCGATGGAATAATTCCTGCCTTCGGAACAGCTGATGCTCAGGTTTCTTATAAATTACCCTCAAAAATGATGTTGAAAGTTGGGGGATCGAATTTATTCAATCAGTATTACGTACAAAGTTTTGGAGCACCTAGAATTGGAGGAATCTACTATGTATCTATTACATTCGATCAGTTGATGAACTAA
- a CDS encoding DUF4199 domain-containing protein: protein MSLLVKSPLRFSLIAIFFVVLMFFILIFLDKNPVIYSSNIIFIGPLMAIFLFFSVKIFRDTNPDGLRFWQGFSIGILYTIFFAAFYAIVLWADGTLFDTNHFDEYRQLITEKIVSGKDMLVDQMGEEGYQEYLKSGESSNSRIIGSLAVNNVIIGIVLTPLVSLFMRTSEPKRV, encoded by the coding sequence ATGAGTTTATTAGTTAAAAGCCCTTTGCGATTCAGTTTAATTGCCATATTCTTTGTGGTATTGATGTTTTTTATTCTGATTTTTTTAGATAAGAACCCTGTTATTTACAGCAGTAACATCATATTCATCGGCCCTTTGATGGCTATTTTTCTTTTTTTCAGTGTGAAGATTTTCAGGGACACGAATCCGGATGGCTTGAGATTCTGGCAAGGATTTTCAATTGGAATTCTTTATACAATATTCTTTGCAGCTTTTTATGCAATCGTATTGTGGGCAGATGGGACTCTATTTGACACTAATCATTTTGATGAGTATCGTCAACTGATCACGGAGAAAATTGTATCGGGTAAGGACATGCTCGTTGATCAAATGGGAGAAGAGGGATATCAAGAATACCTTAAGTCTGGAGAATCATCTAATAGTAGAATAATTGGAAGCTTGGCTGTCAATAATGTTATAATTGGAATTGTTCTGACTCCTTTGGTTTCTTTATTTATGCGGACTAGTGAACCTAAGCGAGTATGA
- a CDS encoding glycosyltransferase family 2 protein, translating to MKYNLSIVIPVFNEEESIPELITWIERVMSEHSLLTYEVLLIDDGSSDNSWDLIQDLATNKLPVKGIKFARNYGKSAALHTGFKASEGDVVITMDADMQDSPDEIPGLYNMIVNDKFDIVSGWKKKRHDPISKTIPSKFFNFVTRKISGIKLHDFNCGLKAYRSKVVKNIEVYGEMHRYIPVIAKWNGFRKIGEKVVQHRARKYGETKYGLERFLYGFLDLLSITFVSKFKKSPMHFFGALGTLSFIFGFFVTIYIIGKKFYEIHYHLPVREITDQPLFFLALVALIVGVQLFLAGFIGEMITMNSPRKIDYIVDEEIGIG from the coding sequence ATGAAATATAATTTGAGTATAGTTATACCAGTATTCAATGAGGAAGAATCGATTCCTGAATTAATCACCTGGATTGAGCGGGTGATGTCTGAACACTCCTTGTTGACTTATGAGGTGCTATTAATAGATGATGGAAGTTCAGATAACTCATGGGATCTTATTCAAGATTTAGCTACAAACAAGCTTCCCGTAAAAGGAATAAAGTTTGCTAGAAATTATGGTAAATCAGCCGCACTTCATACAGGCTTTAAGGCTTCAGAGGGCGATGTAGTTATCACCATGGATGCAGATATGCAGGACAGTCCTGATGAAATACCAGGTTTATATAATATGATTGTTAACGATAAGTTTGACATCGTTTCCGGTTGGAAAAAGAAAAGACATGACCCAATTAGCAAGACCATTCCTTCAAAGTTCTTCAATTTTGTAACGAGAAAAATTTCAGGAATTAAGCTACATGATTTCAATTGTGGATTAAAGGCCTACCGTAGTAAGGTTGTGAAAAATATAGAGGTATATGGTGAAATGCATCGTTATATACCTGTGATTGCCAAATGGAATGGCTTTAGGAAAATAGGGGAGAAGGTAGTGCAGCATAGGGCCAGAAAATATGGGGAAACCAAATATGGCTTAGAGCGATTTCTTTACGGATTTTTGGATTTATTATCTATTACTTTTGTTTCGAAATTCAAAAAAAGTCCCATGCATTTTTTTGGTGCCTTGGGAACGCTATCGTTCATATTCGGCTTTTTCGTTACAATTTATATCATCGGAAAGAAATTTTATGAGATCCACTATCATTTACCAGTGCGGGAAATTACTGACCAGCCCCTATTCTTTTTAGCTTTAGTGGCTCTTATTGTAGGGGTTCAGCTTTTCTTGGCTGGGTTTATTGGAGAAATGATAACTATGAATTCGCCTAGAAAAATTGATTATATAGTAGACGAGGAAATTGGCATAGGATGA
- a CDS encoding glycosyltransferase yields the protein MRLYSVIIPIFNRPDEINELLESLTRQTLQNFEVLVIEDGSTIKCEEICQSFSSQLNVKYFYKENSGQGFSRNFGFEKATGDYYIVFDSDCIIPADYFETVESFLNENPLDAFGGPDAALDSFTIVQKAISYSMTSFFTTGGIRGGEKQLEKFRPRSFNMGISKEVFEKTSGYNITRMGEDIEFSIRIEKAGFKTGLIPKAKVYHKRRTKLGQFYKQLFFFGRGRINIFRFYKSELKLVHLFPLFFVLGMVFWLSTALWNRELFQLGGALFTIYYALIGIDAFIKTKNFLVSCLSLVTSFIQLFAYGLGFIKECFTYIAQPQPVGLK from the coding sequence ATGAGATTATATTCGGTTATAATTCCCATTTTTAATCGACCTGATGAGATCAATGAATTACTGGAAAGTTTAACTCGTCAGACACTCCAGAACTTTGAGGTTTTAGTGATAGAAGATGGATCTACTATCAAATGTGAAGAGATCTGTCAATCTTTTTCCTCTCAGCTAAACGTCAAGTATTTCTACAAGGAAAATTCAGGACAAGGGTTTAGCAGAAATTTTGGTTTCGAAAAAGCAACAGGAGACTACTATATCGTATTTGATTCAGACTGCATTATTCCAGCTGATTATTTTGAAACTGTAGAAAGTTTTCTGAATGAAAACCCCTTAGATGCATTTGGTGGGCCTGATGCAGCACTAGATAGTTTTACAATCGTGCAAAAAGCCATCAGTTATTCCATGACTTCCTTTTTCACAACTGGAGGAATTAGAGGAGGTGAAAAGCAACTAGAGAAATTTAGGCCTAGGAGCTTCAATATGGGGATTTCAAAAGAAGTTTTTGAAAAGACTAGTGGATATAATATTACCCGTATGGGTGAAGATATTGAATTTAGCATCAGGATTGAAAAAGCAGGCTTTAAGACCGGATTGATTCCCAAAGCAAAAGTTTACCATAAAAGAAGGACAAAGCTAGGCCAGTTCTATAAACAGCTTTTCTTTTTTGGTAGGGGTAGAATCAATATTTTCAGGTTCTACAAAAGTGAATTGAAACTGGTTCATTTATTCCCTCTGTTTTTTGTTCTTGGAATGGTCTTTTGGCTTTCTACTGCTTTATGGAACAGGGAGCTTTTCCAATTAGGAGGAGCACTTTTTACCATTTACTATGCACTAATAGGAATTGATGCATTCATAAAGACAAAAAATTTCTTAGTTTCATGTCTTAGTTTAGTGACCTCTTTTATTCAGCTCTTTGCTTATGGCCTAGGATTTATAAAAGAATGCTTTACATATATTGCACAGCCACAGCCAGTAGGTTTAAAATAG
- a CDS encoding dihydroorotase, which produces MRTYIKAVKIINSASQWHNQTIDLLLENGIIADINPSGEVEADQIIEAKELYASPSWLDMRVFSGEPGEEYREDFESLAKVLESGGFGAALLMPNTNPIIQNKADIKTILSYNRSQVSQFLPASAVTINCDGENLNEMLDVHHAGATAFTDGSQPLWNSDILVKSLQYLQKFDGLLINFPQDHKLALFGQMNEGKVSTGLGLKGIPHLAEEIVIQRDLELLRYAGGKLHFSCVSSAKSVELIRDAKARGLNVTCDVNIHHLILDDENLESFDTNYKVLPPLRTQKDIKGLIEGVNDGTIDVIVSGHQPYDQDHKKMEFDLAAFGIMGSQIVMPLYHKFLSKEIDLHTFISCIESNPKRILKHVNSKIEVGEEIDLTLFSLNETWRYDEHSNQSKSDNSPFMNTEFSAKVLGVFHQQHQYLDSKFTQS; this is translated from the coding sequence ATGCGTACCTACATCAAAGCTGTTAAAATCATCAATTCTGCTTCTCAATGGCATAATCAAACAATTGATTTGCTGTTGGAGAATGGAATAATTGCTGACATTAATCCTTCAGGAGAAGTGGAGGCGGATCAAATAATAGAAGCTAAAGAGCTTTATGCTTCACCGTCTTGGTTGGATATGCGCGTTTTTTCTGGTGAACCTGGTGAAGAATATCGGGAAGACTTCGAAAGTTTGGCCAAAGTCTTAGAAAGTGGAGGCTTCGGAGCGGCTCTATTGATGCCCAATACAAACCCTATCATTCAAAATAAAGCCGACATTAAAACAATTTTATCTTATAACAGATCTCAAGTCAGTCAATTTCTTCCAGCTTCTGCTGTAACCATCAATTGTGATGGGGAAAATTTAAATGAAATGCTGGATGTTCATCATGCCGGGGCTACAGCTTTTACCGATGGATCGCAACCGCTATGGAATAGTGATATTCTTGTCAAATCTCTGCAATATTTGCAGAAGTTCGATGGGCTGTTGATAAATTTCCCTCAAGATCATAAACTTGCTTTGTTCGGGCAAATGAATGAAGGCAAAGTAAGCACAGGTTTAGGTTTGAAAGGAATCCCTCATTTGGCTGAAGAAATTGTAATTCAAAGAGATTTGGAATTGTTGCGCTATGCTGGAGGGAAATTGCATTTTAGTTGTGTCAGTAGTGCTAAGAGTGTAGAATTAATTAGGGATGCAAAAGCAAGAGGATTGAATGTTACTTGTGATGTAAATATTCACCATTTGATTTTAGACGATGAAAATTTGGAGTCTTTCGATACCAATTATAAAGTTTTACCACCATTACGGACTCAAAAAGATATTAAAGGTTTAATTGAAGGAGTAAATGATGGTACTATTGATGTGATCGTTTCAGGACACCAGCCATACGATCAAGATCATAAGAAAATGGAATTTGATTTAGCAGCATTTGGGATTATGGGTTCGCAAATTGTTATGCCGCTTTATCACAAATTCTTGTCAAAAGAAATTGATCTCCATACGTTTATATCTTGCATAGAAAGTAATCCTAAAAGGATCTTAAAACATGTTAATAGTAAAATTGAAGTGGGTGAAGAGATAGATTTAACTCTATTTTCTTTAAATGAAACCTGGAGGTACGATGAACATAGCAACCAATCGAAAAGTGATAATTCCCCATTTATGAATACTGAATTTTCTGCTAAGGTCCTCGGAGTATTTCACCAGCAGCATCAGTATTTAGATTCTAAATTCACCCAATCTTAA
- a CDS encoding BatA domain-containing protein, with protein sequence MNFTNPNAFWLLFLILIPILIHLFQFRRYKSLKFSNLYFLSAVNEEEKRSRKLKHLLILLTRILLIVFLVLSMAKPFWESEAMQSEVNLVVLDSTPSNLNIAEGKTNSIVEQNLSFVNQLYEKYPQDLKALNQSAQTVEPYGDISIQEGKSQFNLGKILEENEKSEKLLLLSDFQKPVVDENLPFFQDSSKAYVFMPPYLQKPNNLMVDSVWIAPNAANGEKIKLNIRIIAIGNSEEVNVSLNNNNNNQLIGTQQVELEENGIAILDFPIERFANSNSRSFQLTLDGDQMEFDNDFYFTISNQERLKVLSLASSQEHELINTVFENDELFELKTELLNNFSFQDLDEYDLVLVHLGNELNNFASSALRTYAANGNSLVVIPENNFDQFPFFARLGFNEVMLTNKSNQNTLVLEKPDVNNPFYKNIFNSMESNLSMPESKLFMKWSGGQDLLSFVNTYPFLTVSGVGDNIYAFSVPLTEEYTNFTRHGLFLPILYKIAFSGKKENKAQYFYLDDEVIEINIPNLKSGDIFKLVQEEQELIPDQRISGNQLRLILPQDDIKSGFYDIINTKTTRTIANLALNFPKSESENSYYTLPELQELFQNQNNIAILDSYDFASIDDYIAETKKGFPLWKYFLVLALLSLLAEVLIIRFFK encoded by the coding sequence ATGAATTTTACCAATCCGAATGCTTTTTGGCTCCTATTTTTAATATTAATTCCTATCCTGATTCACTTATTTCAGTTTAGACGATATAAAAGCCTTAAGTTTAGCAACCTCTATTTCTTAAGTGCTGTGAATGAGGAAGAAAAGCGAAGTAGAAAGCTTAAACACTTATTGATTTTGCTGACCAGGATCCTATTGATAGTATTCTTGGTATTAAGTATGGCTAAACCATTTTGGGAAAGTGAGGCCATGCAATCTGAAGTAAATTTGGTGGTTTTAGATAGTACACCTTCTAATTTGAACATTGCAGAAGGGAAAACAAATTCGATTGTGGAGCAGAATTTGAGTTTTGTCAATCAATTATATGAAAAATATCCTCAGGACCTTAAAGCACTAAATCAGTCTGCTCAGACAGTGGAACCGTATGGTGACATAAGCATACAGGAAGGTAAATCTCAATTTAATTTAGGAAAAATATTGGAGGAGAACGAGAAATCTGAAAAGCTTCTGTTATTAAGTGATTTTCAAAAACCTGTGGTCGATGAGAATTTACCATTCTTTCAAGATTCTAGCAAGGCATATGTTTTCATGCCGCCCTACTTGCAGAAACCTAATAATTTGATGGTCGATTCAGTTTGGATAGCTCCAAATGCAGCCAATGGAGAAAAGATTAAATTAAATATCAGAATAATTGCGATTGGTAATAGTGAAGAGGTGAATGTCTCTTTGAATAACAATAATAATAATCAGCTAATAGGAACTCAGCAAGTAGAATTGGAGGAAAATGGGATTGCAATTCTAGATTTCCCTATTGAGCGTTTTGCTAACAGTAATTCAAGAAGTTTTCAACTTACGTTAGATGGTGATCAAATGGAGTTCGACAATGACTTCTATTTCACTATTTCTAACCAAGAGCGATTGAAAGTCTTGTCTTTAGCATCTAGTCAGGAACATGAGCTAATTAATACAGTATTTGAGAATGATGAGCTTTTTGAACTGAAAACCGAATTATTGAATAATTTTTCTTTTCAAGACTTAGATGAATATGATTTGGTTTTAGTCCATTTAGGAAATGAATTGAATAATTTTGCTTCATCAGCTTTGAGGACTTATGCTGCCAACGGAAATAGCTTAGTCGTAATCCCTGAAAATAATTTTGACCAGTTCCCTTTCTTTGCCAGACTAGGATTTAATGAGGTCATGCTAACCAATAAATCTAATCAAAACACTCTGGTTTTAGAAAAACCTGATGTGAACAATCCATTTTATAAAAACATTTTCAATTCTATGGAAAGCAATCTCAGCATGCCTGAATCCAAGTTGTTCATGAAGTGGTCTGGAGGTCAAGATCTTCTTTCTTTCGTAAATACTTATCCATTTTTGACCGTAAGCGGAGTGGGAGATAATATTTATGCTTTTTCAGTTCCATTGACTGAAGAATACACCAACTTTACTAGACATGGATTATTCCTCCCGATTTTATATAAAATAGCCTTTTCAGGTAAAAAAGAAAATAAAGCCCAGTATTTTTATTTAGATGATGAAGTGATTGAAATTAATATCCCGAATTTAAAATCAGGAGATATATTTAAGTTAGTTCAAGAAGAGCAAGAACTGATTCCCGACCAAAGAATAAGTGGCAATCAGTTAAGATTAATTTTGCCTCAAGATGATATCAAAAGTGGTTTTTATGATATAATTAACACCAAAACTACGAGGACAATTGCAAATCTAGCTTTGAATTTCCCGAAGTCGGAAAGTGAAAATTCCTACTATACTCTGCCGGAACTGCAGGAATTATTTCAGAATCAAAATAATATAGCCATATTGGACAGCTATGATTTTGCATCCATTGATGATTACATAGCAGAAACCAAAAAAGGTTTTCCTTTGTGGAAATACTTCTTAGTATTAGCTTTGCTGAGTTTATTAGCTGAAGTTTTAATTATCCGCTTTTTTAAATAG
- a CDS encoding fasciclin domain-containing protein, which yields MKKKNLFLKSTSSLLAMLFVVMSAFMFTACDDDPEPEPEAENSILEIVTASETHTQLEAFVNADDDLASALGGNNLTLFAPNDAAFEKLRVTLGVDDLNQVSPAVIGAVLRFHAVASVELRESFTEDTELSTLQGEAITFNADANIFTGGSDTDVEFVGDEILATNGVVHVVETILVPPTIFATIGANLGKVSQTILLGADFSTLAAAIGKADTYAASTEGAPLLTEVLAGEDDITVFAPINQVFATAGITLETFTAEQWYGIILTHVVAGDLSAEAIGGGLAQGDNTLTTFAQTNVQVAPTVFQENETLAIGGAPVVSPDITSENGRVHAVAGVVSSVNTYTTVLLGGQGNAEEGFYDAFSNVRYNFAGARDASGVQSSPVDLAYYFGNTNQATLASIDSDGLNTVYEATNPDLSIANTFGTRNSTRFRVTDLGPADFAGVLLNSQLEMAASSENNTNVSAANLQEGSVVAFTLDADRGAYVGLIRVVEIDDTNGNGTITIEVKVQVAGN from the coding sequence ATGAAGAAGAAAAATCTATTTTTAAAATCAACTAGCAGCTTATTAGCAATGCTTTTTGTAGTAATGTCGGCTTTTATGTTCACGGCATGTGATGATGATCCTGAGCCTGAGCCAGAAGCAGAAAATTCAATATTAGAAATTGTGACTGCGAGTGAAACACACACGCAATTAGAAGCTTTTGTGAATGCAGATGATGATTTAGCAAGTGCTTTAGGTGGAAATAATTTAACGTTATTTGCTCCAAATGACGCTGCTTTTGAGAAATTAAGAGTAACTCTTGGAGTTGACGATCTTAATCAAGTTAGTCCTGCAGTGATCGGTGCTGTTTTGCGTTTTCATGCTGTAGCATCTGTAGAATTAAGAGAGTCTTTTACTGAAGATACGGAATTATCTACTTTACAAGGTGAAGCTATTACATTCAATGCGGACGCCAATATATTTACAGGGGGTTCTGATACTGATGTAGAGTTTGTTGGAGATGAGATTCTTGCAACAAATGGGGTTGTGCATGTAGTTGAAACTATCTTAGTTCCACCAACTATTTTCGCCACTATTGGTGCTAACTTAGGTAAAGTATCGCAAACGATACTTCTTGGTGCTGATTTCAGCACATTAGCAGCAGCAATCGGTAAAGCGGATACTTATGCTGCAAGTACTGAAGGGGCTCCTTTATTAACGGAAGTATTAGCTGGTGAAGATGATATTACAGTTTTTGCTCCGATTAATCAAGTTTTTGCAACTGCTGGAATTACTTTAGAGACATTTACTGCTGAACAATGGTACGGAATCATCTTAACTCATGTAGTTGCTGGTGATTTATCTGCTGAAGCAATAGGTGGAGGTTTAGCACAAGGTGATAACACACTCACTACTTTTGCTCAAACAAATGTTCAAGTTGCTCCAACCGTATTCCAAGAAAATGAAACTTTAGCTATAGGTGGTGCACCAGTTGTATCTCCTGATATTACTTCTGAAAATGGTAGAGTTCATGCAGTTGCTGGTGTAGTTTCAAGTGTTAATACTTACACTACAGTTTTGTTAGGTGGCCAAGGTAATGCCGAGGAAGGATTCTATGATGCATTCAGCAATGTACGTTATAACTTTGCTGGTGCAAGAGATGCTTCAGGGGTTCAGAGTTCTCCTGTGGATTTAGCTTACTATTTTGGTAATACTAACCAAGCAACTTTAGCTTCAATTGATTCTGATGGTTTAAATACAGTTTATGAGGCAACTAATCCTGATTTATCTATTGCAAATACATTTGGTACAAGAAATTCTACTCGATTTAGAGTAACCGATTTAGGTCCTGCTGACTTTGCTGGGGTTTTATTGAACAGTCAGTTAGAAATGGCAGCTAGTTCTGAAAATAATACTAATGTTTCAGCAGCAAATCTGCAAGAAGGAAGCGTAGTTGCATTCACTCTTGACGCTGATAGAGGTGCTTATGTAGGTTTAATCAGAGTTGTTGAAATCGATGATACAAATGGTAATGGAACTATCACAATTGAAGTGAAAGTTCAAGTTGCTGGTAACTAA